The proteins below are encoded in one region of Coriobacteriia bacterium:
- a CDS encoding slipin family protein: MRGTRGKGERVEVAATPSFVFEEDTTGPAGTASRNGAIAFSVVVFFVAFLAVLGTFYQSVSTFSIAAALLGGVIAVSSIHIALEWEKAVVLRLGKYDHIAGPGLYFTIPLIEYVAIRIDQRIMTTPFGAQETLTSDLVPLDVDAVLFWMVWDAKKACTEVGDFSKAVSWVAQTAMRDAVGRVTLAEIAMSRSQLDRELQKTVGAVTVPWGITIVSVQIRDIVVPKELQDAMSRGAQAERERDARITLAEVEKDIAEMFAAAALVYDASETALRLRTMNLIYESVRQKGGLVVVPSAFSEGFNDVASDLLSKLPSK, encoded by the coding sequence ATGCGCGGAACCAGAGGGAAGGGCGAGAGGGTCGAAGTCGCGGCGACACCAAGCTTCGTCTTCGAGGAAGATACAACCGGTCCGGCAGGCACGGCTTCGCGCAACGGGGCGATCGCGTTCTCAGTTGTTGTGTTCTTCGTTGCGTTTCTCGCGGTCTTGGGAACTTTCTATCAGAGCGTGTCTACATTTTCCATTGCTGCCGCTCTTCTCGGCGGTGTCATCGCGGTCAGTTCGATTCACATTGCGCTCGAGTGGGAGAAAGCGGTCGTCTTGCGCCTAGGCAAGTATGACCACATAGCGGGCCCCGGCCTCTACTTCACCATCCCATTGATCGAGTATGTTGCGATCAGGATCGACCAGCGCATCATGACAACGCCCTTCGGTGCGCAGGAGACGTTGACCTCCGACTTGGTGCCGCTCGATGTCGATGCCGTCCTGTTTTGGATGGTGTGGGACGCGAAGAAGGCTTGTACGGAAGTTGGGGATTTCTCCAAGGCAGTCTCTTGGGTGGCCCAGACGGCTATGCGCGATGCCGTTGGCCGAGTGACTCTCGCCGAGATCGCAATGTCCAGGAGCCAGCTTGACCGAGAGTTGCAGAAGACCGTCGGGGCCGTGACCGTGCCATGGGGGATAACGATCGTCTCAGTGCAGATACGCGACATCGTGGTTCCCAAGGAACTCCAAGATGCCATGTCGCGTGGGGCGCAGGCTGAACGCGAACGCGATGCGCGCATCACTCTTGCAGAGGTTGAGAAGGACATCGCAGAGATGTTCGCGGCTGCGGCGCTGGTCTACGACGCAAGTGAGACGGCTTTGCGGCTGCGGACGATGAATCTCATCTATGAGAGCGTCCGTCAGAAGGGCGGGCTTGTCGTTGTTCCGAGCGCCTTCAGCGAAGGGTTCAATGACGTGGCTTCCGACCTGTTGTCCAAGCTCCCTTCCAAGTAG
- a CDS encoding GntR family transcriptional regulator: MAELFELDENSGIPLWVQLRNRLTYLISVGHYHADDQLPTVRGLAVDAKINYNTVNKVYQSLERDGYIVTRRGLGTFVCDLSKLGAAAPGSATDAMIDEFLRRSLGLGIPLEDIPNQVKRRIKKMKAE, encoded by the coding sequence ATGGCGGAACTATTTGAACTTGATGAGAACAGCGGGATCCCGCTCTGGGTCCAGCTCAGGAACCGACTGACCTACCTCATCTCTGTCGGGCACTATCATGCGGATGACCAGTTGCCGACGGTGCGCGGATTGGCGGTCGATGCCAAGATCAACTACAACACAGTGAACAAGGTCTATCAGAGTCTCGAACGCGATGGATATATAGTGACGCGACGCGGACTCGGCACCTTTGTCTGCGATCTGAGCAAGTTGGGCGCTGCGGCTCCTGGCTCGGCGACAGACGCCATGATCGATGAGTTTCTCAGGAGAAGCCTCGGACTTGGTATTCCGCTCGAGGACATTCCCAATCAGGTGAAAAGGCGCATCAAGAAGATGAAGGCCGAATAG